A single genomic interval of Lathyrus oleraceus cultivar Zhongwan6 chromosome 7, CAAS_Psat_ZW6_1.0, whole genome shotgun sequence harbors:
- the LOC127103564 gene encoding uncharacterized protein LOC127103564: MKEIVPFDMWIGDKQSVSNFRVFGYICYKHVRDATREKLDDRSKMMLLMGYHSTCAYKLYCPFTNKVEVSRDVVVKESKLWDWSKSQSNFEGEIDYEEEFDSNPDSGGDSYYGDPDFDGDSDSDGDSYYGDPDSDGDSNFGGSPDSGNILDSEGGHASEVSTYGVPTSDIVPESEGSEQVQRPQRIKNIPKRFAEFDMLQDTEVDSEGEVIQRAMLVDSEPVRMEEALKE, encoded by the exons atgaaggaaattgttccttttgaTATGTGGAttggagataagcaaagtgtgagtAATTTCAGAGTATTTGGTTATATCTGTTATAAACATGTTCGAGATGCTACTAGAGAGAagttggatgatagaagcaaGATGATGTTACTAATGGGGTATCACAGTACATGTGCTTATAAGCTTTATTGTCCATTCACTAATAAGGTTGAAGTCAGTAGAGATGTTGTTGTGAAAGAGTCAAAATTATGGGATTGGAgcaagtctcaatccaactttG AAGGCGAGATTGATTATGAGGAAGAATTTGATTctaatccagattctggtggtGATTCATATTATGGTGATCCAGATTTTGATGGTGATTCtgattctgatggtgattcaTATTATGGTGATCcagattctgatggtgattcaAATTTTGGTGGTAGTCCAGATTCTGGGAATATTCTAGATTCTGAAGGTGGTCATGCTTCCGAAGTCAGTACTTATGGAGTTCCAACATCTGATATTGTTCCAGAATCAGAAGGTTCTGAACAAGTTCAAAGGCCACAAAGAATCAAAAACATTCCGAAAAGgtttgcagagtttgacatgCTACAAGATACTGAAGTAGATTCTGAAGGGGAAGTTATTCAGcgtgccatgttagtagactctgaacccgTGAGAATGGAAGAAGCTCTCAAAGAATAA